From the genome of Uranotaenia lowii strain MFRU-FL chromosome 1, ASM2978415v1, whole genome shotgun sequence, one region includes:
- the LOC129750616 gene encoding uncharacterized protein LOC129750616 has translation MFNRIQKLLLLGEYRKTLTASECGGGRKAGGFCWEAGNSIGSDGVSDSPAGDTILIESPFAQVDLCGRGIRAVELGLSHDSLLVAYDNFLVNPVQPDGSVTSSDPEMDSLEMLCVLPLRFVKLKVVRHGADRTLLRVTLVTNRRLYFEFGGGRHRPLLVNVWRDRIQELKLERKYTNCGSSRKSDSPLSEKLQLQAKLPQHLRRFLNSSASSRVSTDTDSSIQEWERRHQVREKKRLVAQLAALLSHPPSHQGSGSSSSDSINLSLSNSSSRSRRKSRRKERRLDSREP, from the coding sequence ATGTTCAACCGCATCCAGAAACTTCTGCTGCTCGGAGAGTACCGAAAAACCTTGACCGCATCCGAATGTGGGGGTGGAAGGAAAGCCGGTGGGTTCTGCTGGGAGGCAGGAAATTCCATTGGAAGCGATGGTGTCAGCGATAGCCCGGCAGGTGACACAATTCTGATCGAAAGTCCATTTGCCCAGGTGGATTTGTGTGGCCGAGGCATTCGAGCTGTGGAACTGGGACTGAGCCACGATTCGTTGCTGGTGGCTTACGACAACTTTCTGGTCAATCCGGTGCAACCGGACGGATCTGTCACTTCGAGCGATCCGGAAATGGATTCCTTGGAGATGCTTTGCGTGCTTCCACTTCGCTTTGTCAAGCTCAAAGTGGTCCGTCATGGGGCAGACCGGACATTGCTCAGGGTGACCCTCGTTACCAATCGACGTTTGTACTTTGAATTCGGGGGTGGACGACATCGCCCATTGCTGGTCAACGTTTGGCGTGACCGAATCCAGGAACTGAAATTGGAAAGAAAATACACAAATTGCGGCTCTAGCCGTAAGAGTGATTCGCCACTATCGGAAAAGCTCCAGCTCCAAGCCAAACTCCCGCAGCACCTACGCCGATTTCTAAATAGCAGCGCCTCCAGTCGGGTATCAACGGATACCGATTCCTCCATTCAGGAATGGGAACGGCGCCATCAGGTGCGGGAAAAAAAGCGACTGGTGGCTCAACTGGCAGCATTGCTGTCACATCCGCCAAGCCATCAAGGTAGTGGTTCAAGCTCCAGTGATTCGATAAATCTTTCACTGTCAAACAGTTCGTCCCGCAGCCGCCGAAAATCTCGCCGAAAAGAAAGGCGACTCGATTCGCGGGAACCATAA